TTCTCGACCTCGGCCGCCTCTGCCGCGAGAGCGGCGTGGGCGCCGTCGTCGAGGAGGGGCGCTTTCCTCTCTCGCGCGCCATGGAGGCCCACGCCGAGGCGGGCGGCGAGACCGCGCCGCTCATCCTCGCAGGCGGCGAGGACTACGAGCTCCTATTCACGGCGCCGCCCGACAAGGCCCCCATGGTGCGGGAGATCGCCTCGCAGACGGGGCTCGCCGTCCGCGCCGTGGGCAGGATCGTGGACAGCCGCGAAGGCGTTGCGGCGCTCGACCGCCGCGGCCGCCCCATCGAGATCGCGCAGACCGGATTCGACCACTTCGGGAGTCGCCCCCTCCCGCCTTGTGTTGACTTGCCCCGCAAAGACGTCTATAATTACCCCTCGAACAGCCGACGAAACTCCGGGCAACCATCCTGAGGAAACCTTTCGAAAGGGGGTCGCCGCCCCACGTCAGCCCCCTGCAGCCACGGTTGCCTCGGACTCCCACGCCCTCGGGCTCCTCCCTCTTTCGCTGCGCGAAAGAGGGAGGAGCCCGAGGGCGTTAAAAAATCCCTGAATGGTGTCGGGCGGAAACCTCCTGCCGGAAGTTTCCGCCGAGGATATCGTCATATGGCCATACGGGTCCCGCTGGGCTACAAGTTCATACTGGGCTTTATCGCCGTAGTGGCGACGGCGGCCTTCGTCCCCGCCGTCGTGGCGAAGACGGGCATGGCCGAGTGGCTCAAGCCCACGGTGAGCTTTCTCTCGGCCATACTCATAGGGCTCATCGTGGGGCACCTCTTCACCCGCGCCTTCACCAGGGACTTCAACCACCTCACGGCCATGGCCCGCAAGATAAGCCACGGCGAGCTCGGCACGGCCACCAACGGGCACTTCGACTCCAAGGTGCTGCGTGACGAGACCTCGGACCTGGCCGAGTCCATCGACGCCATGGCCAGCGAGCTGAGGGAGATCGTCCTCCACGTGAAGAAGACGGCCCAGGAGCTCGCCGAGGCCCACGAGACCTTCAACGGCGTGGTGGCCAGGGGGCACGAGACGGCCCGCGAGATCGTCGCGGGCACCTCGAAGATATTCGACGGCGCGCTCGAGCAATCGCACCACGTGGACACGGCGTCGAAAAAGGTGGAGGAGATGGCCGCACTGGCCGAGGACGTGTCCGTCAAGGTCACCGACGCGGCCCGCTCGCTACAGAAGGTCAACGCCATAGTGGTGAAGGGGGTCGCCGCCTCGGGCTCGGTCATCGAGAAGATAGAGAGCATCTTCGGCGGCATCGAAAAGACCGAGGCCGCGGCCAAGAGGCTCGAGGACAAGCTCAACGACATCCCCAGGATCCTGGACGTCATAACCCACATCTCGCGCCAGACCGACCTCCTGGCCCTCAACGCCACCATCGAGGCGTCCAAGGCCGGCGAGCACGGGCGGGGATTCGCCATGGTGGCCGAAGAGGTGCGCCGCTTCGCCGACAACACCAACCGCAGCGTCGACGACGTCTCGCGCATCGTCAAGGAACTGCGCATCGAGGTCGAACGCGTCGTCTCCACGGCCGCCGGCGGCGCCACATTCCTCAAGTACGGCCGAGACGACACGCGCAAGATCCGCGACATACTGGAGAACATAAACGACTACTCCACCGACGTGGCCGAGAGGGCCGGGCTCGTGCTGGGGGTCACGGAAAGACAGAAGGAGATGGCGCGGGAGTCGGTGGAGAAGATGCGCATGGTCGCCGACATAGCCCAGGACAACCTGACCGGCACCGAGCGGGTCGAGGGATTGGTGGAGAAGCACGGGGCGATCATGGAAGAGACCCTCAAGGCCTCGGCCGAGCTTTCGGCCCTCTCCCGCTCGCTCACCGAGCTCGTGGCCCGCTTCAAGGTCGAGGCGGCGGACTACGGCGAAGGCGCTCGGAGCTGAGCAGAGGGCGGCGCCATGGTTTCG
This genomic stretch from Deltaproteobacteria bacterium harbors:
- a CDS encoding methyl-accepting chemotaxis protein, which gives rise to MAIRVPLGYKFILGFIAVVATAAFVPAVVAKTGMAEWLKPTVSFLSAILIGLIVGHLFTRAFTRDFNHLTAMARKISHGELGTATNGHFDSKVLRDETSDLAESIDAMASELREIVLHVKKTAQELAEAHETFNGVVARGHETAREIVAGTSKIFDGALEQSHHVDTASKKVEEMAALAEDVSVKVTDAARSLQKVNAIVVKGVAASGSVIEKIESIFGGIEKTEAAAKRLEDKLNDIPRILDVITHISRQTDLLALNATIEASKAGEHGRGFAMVAEEVRRFADNTNRSVDDVSRIVKELRIEVERVVSTAAGGATFLKYGRDDTRKIRDILENINDYSTDVAERAGLVLGVTERQKEMARESVEKMRMVADIAQDNLTGTERVEGLVEKHGAIMEETLKASAELSALSRSLTELVARFKVEAADYGEGARS